In the genome of Dermacentor andersoni chromosome 3, qqDerAnde1_hic_scaffold, whole genome shotgun sequence, one region contains:
- the LOC140216630 gene encoding uncharacterized protein translates to MPPAIRRNAPLFCPAYYEGLVGATRARYETKTKLCDGVDPYTLRVGADATADVELLPATTQVDIINYLVLSTSYVTLQQMKVYKSLDAHNYFTSGWVRNIAAMRLQSERDIVLGEVSHSQRLREPDLKVWCLANTDGSIITAHCTCMAGAGEACSQIGAVLFAVETSVRLRETRTCTGRKNAWLPANCSGTQPKRLRDIDFSSSKMRKRKMDSIHLQQGVEITSTCLPQALPLAPTEESIQLFHSRLADAGATPAVFMVHPRYSAMFGKPRMLEPRVLRDLSFAEARSEDLETLIKRGEDFLSELHISQEMVDHVESATRGQSSCPKWFVYRAGRITASVTKSVCSTSLNKPSISLLKKICYPEQQQFTCTSTTWGLEHECDAITSYMS, encoded by the exons atgcctccagccatccgtcgaaacgccccgctc TTTTGCCCTGCGTACTACGAAGGTCTTGTCGGCGCTACGCGGGCACGATACGAGACGAAGACAAAACTCTGCGACGGCGTGGACCCTTACACACTGAGAGTCGGCGCGGATGCGACTGCAGATGTGGAGCTGCTGCCAGCTACAACGCAGGTGGACATAATCAATTACCTGGTTTTGTCAACCAGCTACGTCACCTTGCAGCAGATGAAGGTGTATAAATCGCTGGATGCACACAACTACTTCACCAGCGGCTGGGTGCGGAACATTGCAGCAATGCGGCTCCAGTCGGAGCGCGACATCGTACTCGGCGAG gtcagCCATTCTCAGCGGCTTCGGGAGCCAGACCTGAAAGTGTGGTGCTTAGCAAACACAGATGGCAGCATCATAACAGCGCACTGCACCTGCATGGCAGGTGCAGGGGAAGCATGCTCACAAATTGGTGCTGTGCTATTTGCTGTAGAGACATCAGTGCGCTTAAGAGAAACGAGAACATGCACAGGAAGAAAAAATGCCTGGCTCCCAGCCAATTGCTCTGGCACACAGCCCAAGCGCCTAAGAGACATAGATTTCTCGTCATCCAAGATGAGGAAGAGAAAAATGGACTCGATTCACCTGCAGCAAGGTGTTGAAATCACATCAACGTGCCTCCCACAAGCCCTGCCACTAGCTCCTACTGAAGAGTCAATACAACTGTTCCATTCACGTCTTGCTGATGCTGGAGCTACACCAGCTGTCTTCATGGTCCACCCAAGGTACAGCGCTATGTTTGGGAAACCAAGAATGCTAGAACCACGTGTTCTGCGTGATCTCTCATTTGCAGAAGCTCGGTCCGAGGACTTGGAAACACTGATTAAACGGGGTGAGgacttccttagtgagcttcacATCAGTCAAGAAATGGTGGACCACGTCGAAAGTGCCACAAGAGGACAGTCAAGTTGTCCGAAGTGGTTTGTGTACCGTGCTGGCAGAATCACTGCTTCTGTGACAAAAAGTGTATGCTCGACGAGCTTGAACAAGCCTTCTATAAGTCTCTTGAAAAAAATATGTTATCCTGAGCAGCAGCAgttcacctgcacatcaacaaCATGGGGATTGGAGCACGAGTGTGACGCAATCACGAGCTACATGTCTTAA